The Plectropomus leopardus isolate mb unplaced genomic scaffold, YSFRI_Pleo_2.0 unplaced_scaffold25912, whole genome shotgun sequence nucleotide sequence TATAAATTTGTCTTGAATTTGATTGAGTGGCATTGAAAAGTCTTGAATGTACCTCTGCTGAAGCTTCACGTGAATATTCAGACAGTTTCTTTCTGTCCGGCTGCTGGAATCCAAAATCGACCCGCCGCTCATTAGATGGATGTTTTTGTGGCTGCAGAGTTCAGCTAATCCAGCAGCCGCTGAATTTCACCAGCATTTGGCTGATCCTGATTTCCAACCCTGGTCCTTAAAAACGCTTAAAAGGTATTGAATTCATGAATAAAACAACGAGGCCTTCAGTTTTCATTCAGATGTCTTAAATCAAAAGTCTTTATGAGTcgtgaaatgtcaaaataacattttatttttttaagaataaaatttACCACCAAAAGCCAGAATTTTCCCAGTTTAAACcagttctgacatttttcgCTGGACTGGAATGATTCATGTAGCAAACAACATTTGGTGAAAATATTTCGGGAAAAAAGAGACCTGAAGCcttttaaagggtcagttcactgATGGCAGACGGAGCCGAAGTGCTTGAAGTTCTTATTGTTTAGTTCCTAATATGATGAGCACAGTCGTCTCACTCaatctgtctcctcctcctcctcctcctcctcctcctcctcctcctcttcccccctCAGCCCACCTTCCTGGTGGAGTTGTCGAAGGTGTTGGCGAACCCGGGGAACACTCAGGTTGCTCGAGTCGCTGCTGGTCTGCAGGTGAAGAACTCTCTGACCTCCAAAGACCCCGACGTCAAGACGCAGTACCAGCAGAGATGGCTGGCTATCGACGCCAACGCTCGCCGCGAGATCAAGAACTACGTAAGGGCTCTGAGGACGTCCCCGCCGTCGTCTCCTGTTCATCTCATGTCTCTGCTGTCCTCacgtgtctctgtctgtccgtcaGGTTTTACAGACGCTGGGCACGGAGACGTACCGACCCAGCTCGGCGTCGCAGTGCGTCGCCGGGATCGCCTGCGCAGAGATCCCCGTGAACCAGTGGCCCGAGCTGATCCCGCAGCTGGTGGCCAACGTCACCGACCCCACCAGCACCGAACACATGAAGGAGTCCACGCTGGAGGCCATCGGATACATCTGCCAGGACATCGTGAGTGAGCGCACACCCTCACAGGACGCCGCCGCAACTTCAAATTTAAACTCAGAGCGACGCGTCATCGCGGCTCTCTGTCACCACAGGGTTCATactgtcatgaaaaacctggaaaagtcctggaagcTTTCAAACAGCGATTTCCAGACCTgtaaaagtttttgaaaactaaatttactctgatagttttggaaa carries:
- the LOC121966792 gene encoding importin subunit beta-1-like, whose amino-acid sequence is SSHSICLLLLLLLLLLLLLFPPQPTFLVELSKVLANPGNTQVARVAAGLQVKNSLTSKDPDVKTQYQQRWLAIDANARREIKNYVLQTLGTETYRPSSASQCVAGIACAEIPVNQWPELIPQLVANVTDPTSTEHMKESTLEAIGYICQDIDPEQLQENANQILTAIIQGMRKEEPSNNVKLAATNALLNSLEFTKANFDKEVTANATRPVLTRATLP